A portion of the Streptomyces coeruleoprunus genome contains these proteins:
- the priA gene encoding bifunctional 1-(5-phosphoribosyl)-5-((5-phosphoribosylamino)methylideneamino)imidazole-4-carboxamide isomerase/phosphoribosylanthranilate isomerase PriA: MTKLELLPAVDVRDGQAVRLVHGESGTETSYGSPLEAALAWQRAGAEWLHLVDLDAAFGTGDNRELIAEVTKAMDIKVELSGGIRDDASLAAALATGCTRVNLGTAALETPEWVAKVIAEHGDKIAVGLDVRGTTLRGRGWTRDGGDLYETLARLDSEGCARYVVTDIAKDGTLQGPNLDLLRNVCARTDRPVVASGGVSSLDDLRAIAGLVPQGVEGAIVGKALYAKAFTLEEALAAVS, translated from the coding sequence ATGACCAAGCTCGAACTCCTCCCCGCCGTCGACGTCCGCGACGGCCAGGCCGTCCGGCTCGTCCATGGCGAGTCCGGCACGGAGACGTCCTACGGCTCTCCGCTGGAGGCGGCGCTGGCCTGGCAGCGCGCGGGCGCCGAGTGGCTCCACCTGGTCGACCTCGACGCCGCGTTCGGCACCGGCGACAACCGCGAACTGATCGCCGAGGTCACCAAGGCCATGGACATCAAGGTGGAGCTGTCCGGCGGCATCCGCGACGACGCCTCCCTGGCCGCCGCCCTCGCCACCGGCTGCACCCGCGTCAACCTCGGCACGGCCGCCCTGGAGACCCCCGAGTGGGTCGCCAAGGTCATCGCCGAGCACGGCGACAAGATCGCCGTCGGCCTCGACGTCCGCGGCACCACCCTGCGCGGCCGCGGCTGGACCCGCGACGGCGGCGACCTCTACGAGACGCTGGCCCGCCTCGACTCCGAGGGCTGCGCCCGGTACGTCGTCACCGACATCGCCAAGGACGGCACCCTCCAGGGCCCCAACCTGGACCTGCTGCGCAACGTCTGCGCCCGCACCGACCGGCCCGTCGTCGCCTCCGGCGGCGTCTCCTCGCTGGACGACCTGCGGGCCATCGCCGGGCTCGTCCCGCAGGGCGTGGAGGGCGCCATCGTCGGCAAGGCCCTGTACGCCAAGGCGTTCACCCTCGAAGAGGCCCTGGCGGCGGTGTCCTGA
- a CDS encoding RidA family protein, translating to MTRSPRKIVTGAPWEEQFGYSRAVELPNGLVLVSGCTSVVDGAIADGGPYEQTVNSFNVAFGALKQLGLGPADVVRTRMYITHARDVDEVGRAHKELFDAVRPAASMIIVSGFVDPRLVVEVEVEAYRTNGGAAS from the coding sequence ATGACGCGGTCCCCGCGCAAGATCGTCACCGGCGCCCCCTGGGAGGAGCAGTTCGGCTACTCGCGCGCGGTGGAGCTGCCGAACGGCCTCGTCCTGGTCTCCGGCTGCACCTCGGTCGTGGACGGCGCCATCGCCGACGGCGGCCCCTACGAGCAGACCGTGAACTCCTTCAACGTGGCCTTCGGCGCGCTGAAGCAACTGGGCCTCGGCCCCGCGGACGTCGTCCGCACCCGTATGTACATCACCCACGCGCGGGACGTGGACGAGGTCGGACGTGCCCACAAGGAGCTGTTCGACGCCGTCCGCCCCGCAGCCTCGATGATCATCGTCTCCGGCTTCGTCGACCCGCGGCTGGTCGTCGAGGTCGAGGTCGAGGCGTACCGGACGAACGGAGGTGCCGCGTCATGA